The genomic segment CAACAGCGAGGGAAGGCAGCGCGGGCGCGGCCAGGCTCCCCACCGGGCTTGTCTAGGCAGCAGCACCGCAACCCAAGGCCTCTCCCCCGCCGCTACGTTACATGTGTGCACGGAATCATAGCTCGTATACGTTAAGAGAGCGAGCAGCTTCCTAACGCCCCCGGATGCACCGCCGCCGCGGAGACGGCGGGGCCGCAGGGAGAGTACCTGCGCCGAATCCTGGGCACACCCTAGTCGCTCCTTCAGCTCCAGCACCCTCTGCGCCACGCTCCGCCCCTCCGCCATGGCAGCGGATCCGACTGCTGGCCTGGGCCGCCGCGGCCCTTCGTCCTCCTCCCGCCTCTCTTGTAGCCGCGCCCGCCGCGCCATTGGCGGTGTTGCGGACCCGCGCCGCTGCACCCCGCGGTCTTTCCCCGTGCCTGCCGGCGGCTGCCGGTGCCCTCAGCTCcccctgctgcctctctgcCCCTCACGGAGCCACCGGGCCTTCCGAGCACTTGCGCACCTCAGCCGGAGCTTTCCGCGGGGTTGTCAGGAACTGGAGCGCTCCTGTCGCTGCCCAGGCCCGAGCTCTGGCCTCCGGTATTGTGAAGGCAGGCACGGCCAACGGGGCCCGACTAGAAGTGGCCCTTCCCTGTCAGGCTGTTTGCCGTTAGGTGCGGCTGTTTGCTACCAAACTATCAGCAATAATAAAATCTAtgtgcttttctttgttctgccaCTTTCAGCTGTATTTAAATGTGCAGTACTGAACAAGCACAGCTATAATTGCAGTAGGACCATGGAGTGGGTGGGGAGACAGCGGGAGCAATGCCGTGGGATATACACTCATCCAGCAAGGGCAGACCATCAGTTAAGCCAAGCCAGCCCCTGGAGAAGCCTAGAGAGGTCTCTGTCTTCTGGGTGCACCAGGTGGGAAGGACACTGttagcatagaatcatagaatggtagggttggaagggaccgttAGAGATGCACTTAGTTCAACCCCCGAGCCATCAGAGCCATTTGCTCACGCAAACTTGTTCAGTTACTTGCAAGCAATCATAAGGTGTGTGGCACTTCTGTTGACCCTACCTGTCTCTAAGGATGTGTAGGTGTAGCAAGGCCAAGCCTATGAAGATGTGGCTGGCACCAGCTGGCACCTTGCTGCTGTCCTAACTTGCAGCAGGCAGTACTCAGGCTGAAGAGGACTTTTCCTTCAGTCCTGCCTTATTACAGGTGGCtaatgcttttttaaatttaattttcagagGGGAACAGCGCTTTTGGGCACTACAACTTTTAGCATGGCTCCTGCCTGGTTTACCAAAGGTTACAGAAAACATGGGGCAGGGAATTGATCCTTGGTGCTGTATGAACCACGCAGCTGAAACAGGATCTCTGCCGCAGAGCGTGCTGAGGCTGAGCACGCGCTTGAAAGATTCCAAGCTGTATGAGtccctcctttaaaaaaatctacaggTTTGCAATATTTCCCTGGAAGTTCATGTagataaaattaaaacagatatataGAACACCTTTCACTCTTTAAAGCCATGGTTGGGGGAAGTGTTAAAAAGAGCATACCCAATCTGAATTATAGGGGAAGGATTAGAGTTACGTTAGGGTTACTAGTCTTGCAAAATAGATCTTATTACAGCTTGGCACAGCACATAGCAAATTTATCAGGAGAGAAACCAAAATAGCTGGTAGGTAGAGTGCTCAGGTTGGGTATTGAAAAAAGCAAATGTAGGTCTCTGTTGCAGACCGACTCTCCAGTTCTCATGCTCGACTTTTCTTTAACAGAATAACTCATTTTCAAAGTGCATAGAGACTTCATCAACCCTACCTTAAAATCGGCCATCTGCAACTAGttacttttcctttatttttctggcCGTAATAGTATGAAATTATTTCTACAAAGTGGCATTTATGCAGAGAGAAAACTTGGAAGAGATTCAGCCTGCACCAACATTATAGTGAAAGTCATCTTTGAGCAGGGACGTTGACGCTCAGACTGTCgtttggattatgtggttgaagcTAGGTTTCCCATATGTTGTTTAAAAGCCTTAATTTTCAAGTTACTGGGTTTCCTGGGATGAGGGAAATCTCCTTACTGCACTTCTGCCCATATTCTGAATCATCATTATTTCATGCcaatgaagaggaagaaagtgcTTAAACTCTCAGAAAACTTTACTAGAGCAAGAGAACTGTTTCTAACCCAGATTTAGCTTCAGCATTTCTCGTATCACCTGTCATAACTTTGGCAGAGGAACTTGGCCCTTCAAAACTGATGGCCAGTGCTGATTGTTACACggatttggttttttattaGGACTTCTATTAGGAAAAAGCAGAGTTGCCACACACAAAAATACAGCTCCAATAATTGCTCTGTTACTATGTTCTTGAGAGCTGTCTTTTTccatcagctctgctctgaggcTTGCAAGCTCTCATCTCATCCCTAGGGTCTCCATGCCCTACTGCCAGTGCTCATTGAGTTTCCAAGGAATGACTAAAACCAGAAAGACAAATAGGCTTTGTATGAGCTAAGGCGAAGAGCTAGGTGAGAGTTTCTAGGTCTGGATCCATGTGAGAATCTTGGCTGGGCAAAATTCAGCAATAAACTGGGAGTGAGTGATTGAGCATCAGGGGAGGTCTGCCTCATGGAGGAGGTCGGAGTGACCTACCTGGGGCTGGGAACACAGTTCCACAAAGCCACCTTCAGAGAAATCAAGACCTGTGTATTTGATCCTAGAGAGTTGTAGTTCACACATTTATTGAGCAGCTATTGAAAAGACTGCAGATCCCACTGAAATTCAGTATGCTTTCAGTTATCTCCAATCTGCATGAGGAGCTCCAGGCTTCCTAAAGGCATTACTAATATAATTACTCAATACCTTCAGATTAATgcatttaaagatatttttgtaaatattataGCAAATTAAATATGGGCTTTGAGGGAGGTTCACAGTGTCTGGCTGAGTATACAGAAAAGGCTCAGAGCAAACAAAGCAGTCACAATCTAAAGTTGAGGCTGCGTTTTGGTAACATCTGTAGTTGACCAAGGTAGATCTTGATGTGGTCATGGCCGTGACACTCGTGTTCCACCACCAAATCAAAGTATactgacttcaaagaaaaagctttaCATTTTCCAGAAAGAGTGCAGAAATGGTTGTACATGGAAAGATGGTTGTTGTTGCCTTAAGGCCTGTCTCTGCTGATACAAGAGCTTTCCTTATTGCTGATTCTGACTTACACGCTTGGaacaaataataacaataatccTTGTTTATTGGGCTAAGAATAAATCTCTTGAaatgtttgggctttttttctctctaaaattCTTAGAACATTACTACTTGACCTGCTACTGCTGCATAGATTTATAGTATTTTCCTTAGTCACTCACATAGATGAGTTCATCGTGGAGCAAATCCAATATTTTTTCCCCGAAATTCACTTGTACCTAAAAGGATACATCTTGAGAGGCTTAAGGTGTTGCCAAAAAATGTACTACCTGTGCTTTTGACTAAAAAGATAATTCAAGACTTGATTGCAAGGATTTCACCAgcacaaaatattttatagtaATTAATTTATATGCCATTAAAAAGGAATAAGCagaaagactattttttttttcaagatataaggggggaaaaagttaataatatctgaaaattttttacaaaaaagttttatttcttaaaaaaaattataacttTTAGCTTATCCTGGTACTGGTtatgttttaaaagactttgttatgtgcaaattaatagaaaatgaaaattaatagtTCCAAAGACCAGTTTGCATGCCACATATATGCTATCAGTTGTCCTCTGTCTGATGTTACGTTGAGCTGTGTATTTGAGGCAGAAAAAATTctacatgaggaaaaaaaatatagtaagaACTTCcaaaaatatgtctttaaaTAAGGCTTCATCTTTATGTTTTTCACAGCTATGGCACTATTTTTCATAAGGAAAGCTATTAGGAGGGTTTGGCTTTACTTCTGCCTCCTTCACTCTTTTTTCACATGCTTGATCACCTCTTAATTCCCTATTctgttttttcattattatcttGTAACTTTTTGTAATTCCACTAGTATAGCAATGCCCTTTTGTTCAAAACAAGAAGTGTTGTTTTGCAGCAGTTGTTGTAATAGCCCATCCAAGCCTGGAGGCAATCAACTAAATCTACCAAATGAAGCATTACACAAAGTCGAGCCAAGAGAATATCTTCCCTTCTTCTGACTTCCACCTCCCCCAACATCCTTCCCTTCCCATGCATTCAGTTGCATCCTGGGATGAAGTTCTCCAGGGATGTGGAGGTTTGGCTTTGTATTATTCCTGATAGTGACTTGGACAAGACGCGGAGGTAAACTATTCTGGTGTATGGTATAACCCACAAGTTAGGATGGTGATTATTTTAGATCATCAAATAATGTAGTAACAGAagagtttgggttggaagggaccttcaaagaTCATACAGTTCAATTCCCTTGCCATGGATTCCACTAagaatcaggggactggagcatcttccttatgaggaaaggctgcaggaactggggctgtttagtctagagaagagaagactgaggggagatctcattaatatttacaaatatctaaatgatgggtatcaagaggttggggcatcccttttttctgttgtatctagtgacaagacaaggggtaatggaaggaagctgaaacataaaaagttccacttcaggaaaaacttctttactgtaagggtgaaggaagccctggcacaggctgcccagggacattgtgggtctccttctctggaggtcttcaaaccccacctggttGCATTActgagtgatctgatctaggtgaacttgtttctgcaaagcagttggactagatgatctctaaagatcccttccaacccctaccattctatgattctatgatcttcaaCTAGGTCAGGTTGCtgaaagccccatccaacctgaccttgaacatttccagggatggggcatccacaacttctctgggcaacctgttctagtgTATTACCACCctcataataaaaaatatcttccttattTCCTGTCTAAACCTGTCACCCTCCCCAAGCATACTGGTTTTCACCTAAGCACCCAGCTTTGAAATGAAGAATCCAATGATCCACTCTATACTTACCTAGGACAATTAGATCTGCTGTGGACCTACCATCTTcaccttcccttctctttcctcccttGTACCTGTGCATTTGGAGGGTTTGGGATTATCCTCCTGTTTTCTGGAGGCCAGATAGCCTCAGGAAGCTGAGCTTCCgtggcagggcagaggcagggagTGAGGCACGGAGAGGAGGGGTCATTTTAAAGAGCACTCGAGTGCAGGCTCCGGTCTCTTTCGCTCGCTGTGGCAGCAAAGTGTCACACTGAAAACCACAAGCTGGGACTAGTGGCCTCtgatctttctctctcttttttactacattttccctctttttgtCGTCTCATTTTCCAAGGAAGAGGCATTTGCACTGACAGCTTCTGGGACAGCTCTGGGACAACATTTTTCTGAGGAGGGTAAGGGGGTTTTAACTCCTCACTTTAATAGTGTTTtgaagagaattttttttttgtgatgggGGGAGGGTGTTGAATGCATTGTTTAGGGTTCTCCAGGGGTCCTTTAGACCTTTGACATGAGTTATTCTTAAGCTAAAATAAATTAGATGAAAGCAAACAGGTATAGAAAACCAAATCATCCAGTGCTTTCAATGTCCAGAAACTTGGATTTACTATAGTATCATTtgatttgtttcactggttttGCATGTCCTGTCACTTACGTGCTTGTACACTAACCTAACAGGTGACATTTCTGCTGATGGAAAAGTGTTTTCCAGGAGAAAATTTTGGAGAGTGGCCATTTTTGAGCAGAACTGTCATATATTTAAATGAGCTCTGCAATGTGAGGCAATGAACATTAAATGCTGCATGTATTAAGGTTTTTAAGTTACGGGTCTCTAATAATATTTAGAATCAGAAATATGACTGCCAAAAGAACATGCCCTTGCCAGCTGTAAAGTTGTGGCTATTAATATGCAAACCTTTAACTACATAGATAATATACAAAGGCATCCACAAGTTCATTTGTGCTTTTATTCTATGCCAACAAATATACATGACACTTGCAAAATCATACGGTTTTTTGCAACAGAAGTTGTGTTAAACAAGCAAATATACTAAAACACCAGCTATACCTCCAATTGAACCTGTCTTAAAATGGCAAGCTGCTGGGAGGTTGCTATTCTGGGAGGTGACTCTGATAGTTCTCAACAGATGCATCTCCTGGAATGCAGCCGGAGCGGGGGGAGCCGGGCAGCAGCTGACCCTCGTTCTACCACACCAACATTTTAGGGCTCGCAGCTCACGTCAGCACGGGCTGACACTGACACTGAGGCACACATGGCCCTTTCCCTCGACTGCTCTGCACATGGTCATCACCCAGCAgcggcaaaaaaaaaaaattctgatgcCCACAGGCAGCAACCATTCCTTTCtataattaaattattattttgtgaCATTCTATGTGCTTCAGGAAAAACTGATGTGCTGAGATTCGAGACAGAAATATTACTAAAGTCTTTTTATTAAGTTATCTGAAAGAAtccagggtttttttgtcatttcttcATGTTCTGTTTTTTATGAGCAGAAGGATCACAAAGGAAATTTGCATgtagaaattgttttaaaatcaatggATATAATACTGGACATAAATGGTATGATTGACTTTGAATGCTGGTCTCAGCAATTCTGGTTAACTATGTTATTGAAGATAAGTGCTTTCCTTCAAGGCATATTAGCATATTTGAAATAGCTCGTTTGAAAACTGCTTAGGGGCTGTCTCATCTTGCATTTAACAAAAACATGGCCCTTCATTTCAGCAAGAGCTGGAACTTGCCTAGAGATGATACATGTAATTCAAGTATCTGTTCTAATGTAGCTGTATGGGAAGAATTCTTACCTTCACACACGAAGAACTCGTTTAAAGTTCTTTCCTAGAGTTTGCATGACattttttctcaaataaaagTTAGACATCTTCTCTCTACATCTTCACAATATCCTGAAAGTAGGATTATAAATTTAAAATTCCTGATAttaaacagcacagaaaatgtgCTATGAATAGAAAGTATTTGCAACTCTGACATGGGAAATAGAATGTCATCAGTCTGGAAAATCAAAAGTTGCAAAAATCTGGACATAGTTTGGAGCAGATCTTACATATTAATATGACATCATACTAAAATTCAGGGGGGTTTTATGTCTTATCTTGTtgagttgcttttcttttctttaagaatCATTTCCATTCTTAGTATTTCCTGGTGAAATTCTGAACTCACCTGTAAGTCTATACAAGCCCTGGATTAATAAAGTTGGGGGCCTATATATTTCCTAGGCCTCAGACTAAAGAACTCTGGTCTAGAACCTGGctgatttaaatatatttttacaaaattttGCACTCTCAAACTCATTCAGAGAATTTAACTCTTTGAATATGGTGATAATGGGTGAATGTTAATTTATTaccttgttattttttttaaaaggaattactTGTAGATGAATTCTTCACAGTTTGAGTATCAATTGTTATTAATCTAGGAGAGTATAATAGTTCTTATGAAGACAGATTATCATATATGTGGAATGTTTTTGTGTCTGTGTATTGACAAAGGTTAGATTTGTTGCATAATCACATAGCTATTAAATTTCACAACTGCAGCGTAGCtctaaacattttcattttatttttagcaagCCCTTGGCTGTAGTATTTCATTGCAGTCATGGCCCCTAAGAAGAAGAAtgtgaaaaagaacaaagcagaTATCAATGAAATGACCATCATTGTGGAAGATGGCCCCCTCAGTAAACTGAATGGCTTGAATGGACTCTTAGATGGAGGAAATGGCTTCAGCTGCATCTCATCTGAAGTTTCTGATCCATTATATAGCCCAAACCTCTTGGAAGGTCTGAGCAGAATGAGGCaagaaaattttctttgtgACTTGACTATCAGTACCAAAACCAAATCCTTCAATGTTCACAAGGTAGTGATGGCTTCAAGCAGTGACTACTTCCACAACATCTTAAAGAAAGATCCATCCACTCAAAGAGTAGACCTCAATGATGTATCCCCATTGGGTCTAGCTACTGTTATCGCTTATGCTTACACTGGAAAACTTACTCTCTCACTTTATACAATAGGTAGTATTATTTCCACAGCAATTTATTTACAGATTCACACTCTTGTAAAGATGTGCTGTGATTTTCTAATCCAAGAAATCAGTGTTGAGAATTGTATGTATGTTGCCAATATTGCAGAAACGTACGGACTGAAAACAACCAAGGAAGCAGCGCACAAGTTTATTAGGGACAACTTCATTGAGTTTTCAGAAACGGATCAGTTCTTAAAACTTACATTTGATCAGATTAATGAACTTCTTGCAGATGATGACTTACAGTTGCCTTCTGAAATTGTTGCATTCCAGATTGCAATAAAATGGCTGGAATTTGACCAAAAAAGAGTAAAGTTTGCTGCCGATCTCTTAGGTAACATCCGTTTTGGTACCATCTCAGCCCAAGACCTTGTCAATTACGTTCAAACTGTGCCAAGAATGATGCAAGATGCAGAGTGCCATAAGCTCCTAGTGGATGCCATGAACTATCATTTGCTTCCCTATCACCAGAACACACTTCAGTCCAGAAGAACAAGGATTCGTGGAGGTTTCAGAGTCTTAGTTACTGTTGGGGGACGCCCTGCTCTAACAGAAAAGTCTCTTAGCAGAGACATCTTATACAGAGACCCCGAAAGCGGATGGAAGAAGCTGAGTGAAATGCCTGCTAAAAGTTTTAATCAGTGTGTCACCGTGATGGATGGATTTCTCTATGTGGCTGGTGGGGAAGACCAGAACGATGCCAGGAACCAAGCCAAGCATGCAGTCAGCAATTTCTGCAGGTAACTggttatttatttcaaaggaatGGAGAAATCTGTTCCACACAGTGCAGGTAGATAGACTACGCTGGTTTGTGACATGCAGCATGAACTGCTCAGATAAATAGAAACGGGACAGGGTGCAGAAGGTATGGATGGTATTCTGTACTAAAGTTTGAACGAAGAGAAATATGCAACTGAAGTTATGCAGAAACTTCAGCATGGTTACACATGCACTATGAGAAGtgagagaaactgaaaaaactTCCTCTGAGTGGAGGAGGTAAATAGCAATATAACTAGTAAGTTCTGGTGTGTCCTAAGATATCATTAAAATGTACCAAATCAGACAAGGTGAAACTTTTTACATTTCAAGAGCTTCTGATGCCTCACAGAAAGTTCTGAAAAACACCTTTTAGGTATTCTAATCTTGACTTTCTATGCACCAGCCACCGTGTTCTCAATAGCTATTACACTGTTTTTCATATCCTTTAGCTTTTTCATTTATCATGAGTTTAGAAACAATGTCACCATCTCTTGAAGGCTATATTTGTCTCCTAGAGTGTGCTCCAAATAATACCACACTTCTGAAATATTACAATCATCCAAGGACTGCACTAACGATAGCAAGGTTAGAAGAGCACATAGGCTAACATGCAAGAGCTACATGAGTGGTACTCATTTTTAGGTCGTTCCACCTAAAAGCTGTCAGCACACAGTAGCTTGAAGCAAAGGCTGGAGGTGAGAGAACTCAGCTTTTTACTCACTAACAGACTATGGACATGCAATGGCAATGCATAGCTGCAGCTCTACcaatgctttccttttctgcatcctgAAGGAATATTCAAGTAACTTTCCCTGAGGACATCAACCATCATACAAAGTGAATGAGGTTTAGCCTttgctgggtgccaggtgcccaccaagtcgttctatcactccccctcctcaactggacaggggagagaaaaagaaatgtaacaagAGCTTCCCTgtgtcaagataaagacagggagatcactcagcaattagcatcatgggcaaaacagactcaacttgggtagaaatggtttgatttattaataaacaatcaaaacagagcagggaaaatgagaaataaaaacaaactcttaaaacacctccctccaccccttCTTCTACCCAGGACTCAGTGGTGCAGGTGAATGGGGGATGGAGGTTACAgccagttcattacagatggactttgcgaccgcttcttctcaggggtaggcctcctcacacttcccactgccacagtgtggggaccctcccatgggagatagtccctcacaaacttctccaacgtgggtccttcccatgggctgcagctcctcacaaactgctccagcatggggcctcccatggggacAGCttccccaacgtgggtcatccatcaggagaacagtccttcaggtactgattgctccagcctgagtccctcacaggatcacc from the Colius striatus isolate bColStr4 chromosome 2, bColStr4.1.hap1, whole genome shotgun sequence genome contains:
- the KLHL31 gene encoding kelch-like protein 31, encoding MAPKKKNVKKNKADINEMTIIVEDGPLSKLNGLNGLLDGGNGFSCISSEVSDPLYSPNLLEGLSRMRQENFLCDLTISTKTKSFNVHKVVMASSSDYFHNILKKDPSTQRVDLNDVSPLGLATVIAYAYTGKLTLSLYTIGSIISTAIYLQIHTLVKMCCDFLIQEISVENCMYVANIAETYGLKTTKEAAHKFIRDNFIEFSETDQFLKLTFDQINELLADDDLQLPSEIVAFQIAIKWLEFDQKRVKFAADLLGNIRFGTISAQDLVNYVQTVPRMMQDAECHKLLVDAMNYHLLPYHQNTLQSRRTRIRGGFRVLVTVGGRPALTEKSLSRDILYRDPESGWKKLSEMPAKSFNQCVTVMDGFLYVAGGEDQNDARNQAKHAVSNFCRYDPRFNTWIHLASMNQRRTHFSLNVFNGLIFAVGGRNSEGCLSSVECYVPATNQWQMKAPLEVPRCCHASAVVDGRILVTGGYINNAYSRSVCMYDPSKDSWQDKSSLSTPRGWHCAVSLLERVYVMGGSQLGGRAERVDVLPVECYSPYTGQWSYVAPLQTGVSTAGASTLNGKIYLVGGWNEIEKKYKKCIQCYNPDLNEWTEEDELPEATVGVSCCTISMPNAKTRESRASSVSSVPVSI